The following coding sequences lie in one Silvanigrella aquatica genomic window:
- a CDS encoding M1 family aminopeptidase, which produces MILGSHLEKSIFISNNEQDSSIGLKNFPANNNIIKKYDPDRPAEQRHIFLKLDISFQKEIVSGSCYILFESKKAELKNIYLNTYEMQIHDVSFTKINYTDYYPENDKTCPQVKTIESAKLEKCHFISNSESLEIELPKKVPLNNWFLVKINYKINQPKAGFYFIHAKTKSHSDYDCVWTQGQDCDAPYWFPCQDDPRLKITTSLIISFPKEWNGLSNGVKISEKINEKQKIQHWEMNHPHSPYLVAFTAGDMSFFKDKWRKKEVSLLLPHKYENRHHEILEETKNMLEFYSNYWDYEFPWEKYGQAFVADFLYGGMENTSITINTDEVLGPKNFSNGNEKRTYLVMHEMAHQWFGDLVTCKYWSEGWLNEGFATQSEMLWDEHVYGKSSGIFYARDNYLNQYLSDSKTYIRPIVCNQYEFPSEIFDSHLYEKGALFLNYLRDILGEENFKKSVHNYLKENAFKPVETNNLINAIQYTTGINPTIYFDNFIFRAGHPDLDVNIDISSINENYVNISIVQKQNINKEFPLFQFETFLFIQYKNGDQDEIRLFIDEKSKKITIPLKNKIAYCIFDPRSTLIANVTLKFPENFLLEIFKSKNKEHSYFKYLATKCVCSYYNTKNNFDLVIEWLKNEESFRVRSSSYALLSEKSSQYSYEILNEIDEKNPLARGVYISAIADSYHNNPFLIFEFLSKIAIQEKELLNTRDAAIRGILSLCKKQSSFRTDEMKKKIMDFSFSIIKKHSFNGILENAAFALIGEFCEPQHIKTIIPYCDNILQHWRINIGALSSLAKLSARNPMVRAEIRPALNKFTETLFPIRISAALPELWALSGDASYESSFQKFIKRKGYGILSMLIPRARRSRLRFQKNLEMGHFHDKIIEVTELKDKLAHLEKEISELKAILKNKTTN; this is translated from the coding sequence ATGATTTTAGGTTCGCACCTGGAAAAATCAATTTTTATTTCAAATAATGAACAAGATTCATCAATTGGTTTAAAAAATTTTCCCGCAAATAATAATATCATAAAAAAATATGATCCCGATCGTCCAGCTGAACAAAGACACATTTTTTTAAAATTAGATATTTCATTTCAAAAAGAAATCGTTTCTGGAAGCTGTTATATCCTATTTGAATCAAAAAAAGCAGAACTCAAAAATATTTATTTAAACACTTATGAAATGCAAATTCATGATGTCAGTTTTACAAAAATCAACTATACTGATTATTATCCTGAAAATGATAAAACATGTCCACAAGTAAAAACTATTGAAAGTGCAAAACTAGAAAAATGTCACTTTATTTCAAATAGCGAATCACTTGAAATTGAATTGCCCAAAAAAGTTCCTTTAAATAATTGGTTTCTTGTTAAAATCAATTATAAAATAAACCAACCCAAGGCGGGTTTTTATTTTATTCATGCTAAAACAAAAAGCCATTCCGATTATGATTGTGTTTGGACTCAAGGCCAAGATTGTGATGCACCCTATTGGTTTCCTTGTCAGGACGATCCGCGCTTAAAAATCACAACCTCTCTCATCATTTCATTTCCTAAAGAGTGGAATGGCCTTTCTAATGGAGTAAAAATTTCAGAAAAAATCAATGAAAAACAAAAAATTCAACATTGGGAGATGAATCACCCCCACTCACCTTATCTTGTTGCTTTTACCGCTGGTGACATGTCTTTTTTCAAAGACAAATGGCGCAAAAAAGAAGTCAGCCTCCTTCTTCCACATAAATATGAAAATAGGCATCATGAAATATTAGAAGAAACTAAAAATATGTTAGAATTTTATTCTAATTATTGGGATTATGAATTTCCTTGGGAAAAATATGGTCAGGCTTTTGTGGCAGATTTTTTATATGGAGGTATGGAAAATACAAGCATTACAATTAATACCGATGAAGTTTTAGGACCTAAAAATTTCTCAAATGGAAATGAGAAAAGAACATATCTTGTCATGCATGAAATGGCGCACCAATGGTTTGGCGATTTGGTGACATGCAAATATTGGAGTGAAGGTTGGCTCAATGAAGGTTTTGCTACACAAAGCGAAATGCTTTGGGATGAACATGTCTATGGCAAATCAAGCGGTATTTTTTATGCACGAGATAATTATTTGAATCAATATTTAAGTGATTCAAAAACCTATATCCGTCCTATTGTTTGCAATCAATATGAGTTCCCTTCTGAAATATTTGATTCACATTTATATGAAAAGGGTGCCTTATTTTTAAATTATTTAAGAGACATATTAGGCGAAGAAAACTTTAAAAAATCTGTACACAATTATTTAAAAGAAAATGCTTTTAAACCTGTAGAAACAAACAATCTCATAAATGCAATTCAGTATACAACGGGAATCAACCCTACTATTTATTTTGATAATTTTATTTTCAGAGCGGGTCACCCCGATCTCGATGTGAATATTGATATCTCTTCAATCAATGAAAATTATGTAAATATTTCAATAGTTCAAAAACAAAATATAAACAAAGAATTTCCTCTGTTTCAATTTGAAACCTTTTTATTCATTCAATATAAAAATGGAGATCAGGATGAAATTAGATTATTTATTGATGAAAAGTCAAAAAAAATAACCATTCCCTTAAAAAATAAAATTGCCTATTGTATTTTTGATCCGAGATCAACTTTAATTGCCAATGTTACATTAAAGTTTCCAGAAAATTTTTTATTAGAAATATTTAAATCAAAAAACAAGGAACACTCCTATTTTAAATATTTAGCCACGAAGTGTGTTTGTAGTTATTACAATACAAAAAACAATTTTGATCTTGTAATTGAGTGGCTTAAAAATGAAGAAAGCTTTAGAGTAAGAAGCTCAAGCTATGCCTTATTATCAGAAAAATCTTCACAATATTCTTATGAAATATTAAATGAAATTGATGAAAAAAATCCTCTTGCTCGAGGAGTCTATATTTCTGCTATAGCAGATTCGTATCATAATAATCCTTTTTTAATTTTTGAATTTCTTTCTAAAATTGCAATTCAAGAAAAAGAATTATTAAATACCAGAGATGCTGCCATTAGAGGAATTTTAAGCCTTTGTAAAAAACAATCCTCATTTAGAACTGATGAAATGAAAAAGAAAATAATGGACTTTTCATTTTCTATTATTAAAAAACATTCTTTTAATGGAATACTTGAGAATGCCGCTTTTGCCTTAATTGGTGAGTTTTGTGAGCCGCAACATATAAAAACCATAATTCCCTATTGCGATAATATTTTACAACATTGGCGTATAAATATAGGAGCTCTTTCTTCCCTTGCAAAACTTTCTGCAAGAAATCCCATGGTACGTGCTGAAATTCGTCCTGCTTTAAATAAATTTACAGAAACATTATTTCCTATTCGTATCTCAGCGGCTCTTCCTGAACTTTGGGCACTCTCCGGTGATGCTTCTTATGAATCTTCTTTTCAAAAATTTATTAAAAGAAAAGGTTATGGCATATTATCCATGCTCATTCCAAGAGCACGAAGAAGCCGCTTACGATTTCAAAAAAATTTAGAAATGGGACATTTTCACGATAAAATTATTGAAGTAACTGAGCTTAAAGATAAACTTGCTCATTTAGAAAAAGAAATATCCGAGCTAAAAGCTATTTTAAAGAATAAAACTACCAATTAG
- a CDS encoding LA_2272 family surface repeat-containing protein, with protein MLKKLFIIFVIIFHFCCYSYEVQPESFTKIDTVPVRLSILSPYTDINFFSHNDNLLQENYFLLSLIYGETNYLTGVSISPFIINITHDMSGAQIALVNRVGGHFNGFQLGLFNDTHDFNGFQLGLWNRSTDFLGFQLGLYNKSDDFIGAQIGLINIANHVTGSQFGLINIADDQTGYSFGLLSFLLKTGQSKVSLWSDSEVPFNISIKAGKKYFYGLFEFDFLSFNQPNRNQYYLMPLYLAATPFYYLHEIGYSIGFGTQITYEPLWLESEIKWHDLFDETGKKLNYLQLQYSFLLGTTFEKKYDIFGVVSFNSHNIEGNGTPDVLNPEKYLPNWNYTISYGVGVQYLFAGVPNW; from the coding sequence ATGCTAAAAAAACTATTTATTATTTTTGTTATTATTTTTCATTTTTGTTGTTATTCTTATGAAGTACAACCTGAGTCCTTCACTAAAATTGACACAGTCCCCGTAAGATTATCTATACTATCACCCTATACTGACATCAATTTTTTCTCTCATAATGATAATTTATTACAAGAAAATTACTTTTTGCTTTCCCTTATATATGGGGAAACAAATTATTTAACAGGCGTTTCTATAAGCCCTTTTATCATTAATATTACCCATGATATGTCAGGCGCTCAAATTGCACTGGTAAATCGGGTTGGCGGCCATTTTAACGGATTTCAATTGGGTTTATTTAATGATACTCATGATTTCAATGGTTTTCAACTCGGACTTTGGAATCGTTCCACGGATTTTTTGGGTTTTCAATTGGGTTTGTATAATAAGTCAGACGATTTCATAGGAGCCCAAATTGGATTAATAAATATTGCAAATCATGTAACAGGGTCACAATTTGGTTTAATAAATATTGCAGATGATCAAACGGGTTATTCATTTGGCTTATTAAGCTTTTTATTAAAAACAGGTCAGTCAAAAGTTTCATTGTGGTCTGATTCTGAAGTGCCTTTTAATATTTCTATAAAAGCGGGAAAAAAATATTTTTATGGATTATTTGAATTTGATTTTTTAAGTTTTAATCAGCCAAATAGAAATCAGTATTATTTAATGCCATTGTATCTTGCAGCTACGCCTTTTTATTATTTACATGAAATTGGTTATTCAATAGGTTTTGGGACTCAAATTACTTATGAACCCTTGTGGCTAGAGAGCGAAATTAAATGGCATGATTTATTCGATGAAACGGGAAAAAAATTAAATTATTTGCAGTTACAATATTCATTTTTATTAGGAACAACATTTGAAAAAAAGTATGATATTTTTGGTGTTGTTTCCTTCAATAGTCATAACATTGAAGGAAATGGAACTCCTGATGTCTTGAACCCTGAAAAATACTTGCCCAATTGGAATTATACTATCTCCTATGGCGTAGGCGTTCAATATTTATTTGCAGGCGTCCCTAATTGGTAG
- a CDS encoding crossover junction endodeoxyribonuclease RuvC, whose product MRILGIDPGTRIAGYGVIDLPREGKMKAIAAGAWKLDANKELASRLATLAIEFRRVVDVYKPTHMCMELSFLAENPRTALFLGHARGVILSEAHQSGLQISEISATSAKKIISGNGRADKLSIAKIMSTMLGFQLDILPFDATDALAIACAEAIRNPMTNLHNIHSNNNITEKGNTILIEWQKNKMNKRSKQNFSVLLKAKC is encoded by the coding sequence GTGCGTATCCTTGGTATCGATCCAGGTACACGAATTGCGGGCTATGGCGTTATCGATTTGCCTCGGGAAGGTAAAATGAAGGCTATCGCAGCGGGTGCATGGAAACTCGATGCAAATAAAGAACTTGCCAGTCGTTTGGCCACACTTGCTATTGAATTTCGGCGCGTGGTCGATGTTTATAAACCTACACACATGTGTATGGAGCTGTCCTTTTTAGCGGAAAATCCGCGAACGGCACTTTTTTTGGGTCATGCGCGTGGCGTAATTCTATCAGAAGCTCATCAAAGTGGACTACAGATTTCAGAAATCAGTGCCACATCAGCTAAAAAAATCATTTCTGGAAATGGAAGAGCAGATAAATTATCTATTGCTAAAATAATGAGTACCATGTTGGGATTTCAATTAGATATTTTACCGTTTGATGCCACCGATGCCTTAGCCATTGCCTGTGCTGAAGCCATAAGAAATCCTATGACAAATCTTCATAATATTCACTCTAATAATAATATTACTGAAAAAGGTAATACTATTTTAATTGAATGGCAAAAGAATAAAATGAATAAAAGATCGAAGCAAAACTTTTCAGTTTTATTAAAGGCAAAATGCTAA
- the rodA gene encoding rod shape-determining protein RodA, with translation MILFFFLRERFKGMPWGLILTCYSIIGIGLYNLYSATNATYNPTRFYDQIIFVLLGTAAAIFWGVFLDLKNLERLSILGYIVVCILLFGVDIFGRSAKGAERWLVLGPLRIQPSEFVKFVIILIVARSFNIMKGFPEFSLLSLWRQIFYVGLPFLLILAQPDLGTASLVLLISALQIATIKVRGKSLLTVFLITLSLSILAWNFILYDYQKQRVLTFINPMLDPRGSGYHSIQSMIAVGSGGLWGQGFGQGTQARLNFLPERHTDFAFSVWAEEHGFIGCLILIFLFVILIIQIFQIADRARDSFSALAAVGVGAFFLCHFVINISMVLGVFPVVGVPLSFISYGGTHMVTALSCIGIVVAVERKRYLSTTSF, from the coding sequence ATGATTCTTTTTTTCTTTTTGCGTGAACGATTTAAAGGAATGCCCTGGGGACTTATACTAACTTGTTACTCTATTATTGGAATTGGCCTTTATAATTTATATAGTGCCACAAATGCAACCTATAATCCTACTCGATTTTATGATCAAATTATATTTGTTTTACTTGGTACTGCTGCCGCTATTTTTTGGGGTGTTTTTCTTGATTTAAAAAACTTAGAACGTTTAAGTATTTTAGGTTATATTGTCGTTTGTATATTATTATTTGGTGTTGATATTTTTGGGAGAAGTGCCAAAGGTGCCGAACGTTGGTTGGTGTTAGGTCCTTTAAGAATTCAGCCCAGTGAATTTGTGAAATTTGTAATTATACTTATTGTTGCTCGTAGTTTTAATATTATGAAAGGATTTCCTGAATTCTCTTTACTCAGTCTTTGGCGACAAATATTTTATGTGGGCTTACCTTTTTTATTAATTTTAGCGCAACCCGATTTAGGAACAGCGAGTCTTGTTTTACTTATATCTGCCTTACAAATAGCGACAATTAAAGTAAGAGGAAAAAGTTTACTTACTGTATTTCTCATTACATTAAGTCTATCTATTTTAGCTTGGAACTTTATTTTATATGATTATCAAAAACAAAGAGTTCTTACATTTATCAATCCCATGCTCGATCCGCGAGGCTCTGGTTACCACTCTATTCAAAGTATGATCGCCGTAGGAAGTGGAGGACTCTGGGGGCAGGGGTTTGGTCAAGGAACTCAAGCGCGCTTGAATTTCTTGCCGGAACGGCATACTGATTTTGCCTTTTCTGTGTGGGCTGAAGAACATGGTTTTATTGGTTGTCTTATCTTAATATTTCTATTTGTCATTCTTATTATTCAAATTTTTCAAATTGCTGACCGTGCCCGCGATTCCTTTTCCGCGTTGGCGGCTGTAGGTGTAGGTGCTTTTTTTCTTTGTCATTTTGTAATTAATATCAGTATGGTGTTGGGTGTATTTCCTGTCGTGGGTGTTCCCCTTTCCTTTATAAGTTATGGTGGAACGCATATGGTAACTGCTTTAAGTTGCATTGGCATTGTTGTTGCCGTAGAACGGAAAAGATATTTATCTACGACTTCTTTTTAG
- the mrdA gene encoding penicillin-binding protein 2: MLDNRSKQESVSDPNRRNIIISCFLGITAAITARLWYLQIIKGSDFSVASARNRVREITRPAPRGLIYDRYSKILLSNRLFFDLIVIPQYLQNRPKTLSIVSDLFHIPIAQIERKLLESQANPKFVPVRIKRNLSLHEVATLESNKFFLPGVDVDSAPRRDYLGNESAHLFGYLGEVTSKELDILNSQVSSYQYRVGSIIGKAGIERKYERNLRGGEGREALLVDALGRLQPDSSLDIALNLSRPAQRGNDVYLTIDSELQNVATEAFRNKNGAVCALNPNNGEILVYLSNPNYKLSMYQDGLTMEDWQNLRSNPFKPLLDKVTGGAYPPGSTFKIIVAIAALEEGLITPDRKFNCPGYFVLGNGRWKCWKHTGHGPVSMSTALQLSCDVYFYNVGNMVGIDRIAKWGRLFGLGERTGLDLNMELSGISPSTEWKLRTKGLPWLSGDTINASIGQGFNLCTPIQILNAFAAVSNGGILYKPHILKKIVDSQNKIIFEEKQTIIRQIKINPANLAVVKKGLQDVVEASDGTAKKARVEGFTVSGKTGTAQTSALKFTKGVKQDDIAFKALDHAWFASYSPSDTPEIAVVVFSEYDGGGGGANAAPIAQQIIEAYWRKKFPQKFSKPTKTALTTEKLQSQQENQIDFGEQNANINREENNNMNIPDELR, from the coding sequence ATGCTTGATAATAGATCAAAGCAAGAATCAGTCTCAGATCCAAATCGAAGAAACATTATTATTTCGTGTTTCCTTGGAATCACTGCGGCCATTACGGCGAGACTTTGGTATTTGCAAATTATAAAAGGATCGGATTTTTCGGTTGCATCGGCGCGCAATCGGGTACGTGAAATCACACGCCCGGCGCCGCGCGGTTTAATTTATGATAGATATAGTAAAATTCTTCTTTCCAACAGACTATTTTTTGATTTAATTGTCATCCCACAATACTTACAAAATAGACCCAAAACACTTTCTATTGTCTCCGATTTATTTCATATACCGATTGCACAAATTGAAAGAAAACTATTAGAATCTCAAGCTAACCCTAAATTTGTGCCTGTAAGAATAAAAAGGAACTTGTCCCTACATGAGGTAGCTACTCTCGAATCAAATAAATTCTTTTTACCTGGTGTTGATGTTGATTCTGCTCCTCGTCGTGACTATTTAGGGAATGAATCGGCACATTTATTTGGCTATCTTGGTGAAGTAACATCAAAGGAGCTTGATATATTAAATTCTCAAGTTTCAAGTTATCAATATCGAGTTGGTTCCATTATTGGAAAAGCAGGAATTGAAAGAAAATATGAAAGAAATTTACGAGGTGGTGAAGGGCGTGAAGCGTTACTTGTCGATGCCTTAGGGCGTTTGCAACCCGATTCCTCCCTTGATATTGCTTTAAATTTAAGTCGTCCTGCACAGCGCGGAAATGATGTTTATTTAACTATTGATTCCGAATTACAAAATGTGGCGACTGAAGCATTTCGAAATAAGAATGGTGCTGTTTGTGCTCTTAATCCAAATAATGGAGAAATTTTAGTTTATTTATCAAATCCAAATTATAAGCTTTCCATGTATCAAGATGGTTTAACAATGGAAGATTGGCAAAATTTGCGGTCTAACCCATTTAAACCCTTACTAGATAAAGTAACAGGAGGTGCTTATCCACCAGGATCTACTTTCAAAATTATTGTTGCTATTGCCGCTTTAGAAGAAGGTTTAATCACTCCTGATAGAAAATTTAATTGTCCCGGTTACTTTGTATTAGGTAATGGCAGATGGAAATGTTGGAAGCATACGGGACATGGGCCTGTGAGTATGTCAACAGCTTTGCAATTAAGTTGTGACGTTTATTTTTATAACGTGGGGAATATGGTTGGAATTGATCGTATTGCAAAATGGGGTAGACTCTTTGGTTTAGGCGAACGCACAGGACTCGATTTAAATATGGAATTATCTGGAATTTCCCCTTCAACAGAATGGAAACTAAGGACAAAAGGTTTGCCCTGGTTGAGTGGTGATACGATTAATGCATCCATTGGGCAGGGATTTAATTTGTGCACTCCTATTCAAATTTTAAATGCTTTTGCCGCTGTAAGTAATGGTGGTATTTTATATAAACCTCATATTTTAAAAAAAATTGTTGATAGTCAAAATAAAATCATTTTCGAAGAAAAACAAACGATCATTCGTCAAATTAAAATAAATCCAGCTAATTTAGCGGTAGTTAAAAAAGGCTTGCAAGATGTTGTTGAAGCCAGCGACGGGACAGCGAAAAAAGCACGAGTAGAAGGTTTTACTGTTTCAGGTAAAACAGGTACGGCACAAACATCGGCACTTAAATTCACAAAGGGTGTGAAACAAGATGATATTGCATTTAAAGCTTTAGACCATGCTTGGTTTGCATCCTACAGTCCTAGTGATACGCCCGAAATTGCTGTTGTTGTTTTTAGTGAATATGATGGCGGTGGTGGGGGAGCCAATGCCGCACCTATTGCACAACAGATTATTGAAGCCTATTGGCGTAAAAAATTTCCACAAAAATTTTCAAAACCGACAAAAACAGCTTTAACCACAGAAAAACTTCAATCACAGCAAGAAAATCAAATCGATTTTGGTGAACAAAATGCAAATATTAATAGAGAAGAAAATAATAATATGAATATCCCCGATGAATTGAGGTAA
- the mreC gene encoding rod shape-determining protein MreC, with product MLQFRRYGFWLVALMALVYTMYFFSTSHPTKKELSILEKIVYTLSKPVEVIFLSSTHSIYSMYHSFVDLKNARKEADELHRENAELKVKIRTLDDIILENNRLRKLLNLTERTSVKFVTCEVTSSDPSFVYKNVRINQGSKNGLQPGMGVVAEEGVIGVIMRVSDNHSDVLLLVDPNSNLDVIVARNRRRGVLQGGMADSMQFKYLERGSSILVGDEIVTSGLTGSFPSGILVGKVTNIRVSADGVSQTIEVKPAVDFSDISEALVLLNPNREVDVIRKVGGVDWMKKLLEANAEKSGG from the coding sequence ATGCTTCAATTTAGACGTTATGGTTTTTGGCTTGTTGCTTTGATGGCGCTTGTTTACACAATGTACTTTTTTTCTACGTCGCATCCAACAAAAAAAGAATTAAGTATTCTTGAAAAAATAGTATATACATTAAGTAAACCAGTTGAAGTCATATTTTTATCATCTACTCATTCCATTTATTCAATGTATCACTCTTTTGTTGATTTAAAAAATGCAAGAAAAGAGGCGGACGAATTACATCGAGAAAATGCAGAGCTTAAAGTAAAAATTCGAACTCTTGATGACATTATTTTAGAAAATAATAGATTGAGAAAATTATTAAATTTAACCGAAAGAACATCGGTAAAATTTGTAACTTGTGAAGTAACAAGTTCAGATCCTTCTTTCGTTTATAAAAATGTTCGCATTAATCAAGGTTCCAAAAATGGTTTGCAACCAGGTATGGGAGTTGTTGCAGAAGAAGGAGTTATTGGAGTTATTATGCGCGTTTCTGATAATCATTCCGATGTTCTTTTACTCGTCGATCCTAATAGCAACTTGGATGTTATTGTAGCGCGCAATAGACGTCGTGGTGTTTTACAAGGTGGCATGGCTGATTCTATGCAATTTAAGTATTTAGAACGAGGAAGTAGTATTTTAGTGGGAGATGAAATTGTAACTAGCGGTCTAACAGGCTCTTTTCCTAGTGGTATTCTTGTGGGTAAAGTAACAAATATACGCGTGAGTGCCGATGGTGTTAGTCAAACAATTGAGGTGAAGCCTGCCGTTGATTTTTCAGATATATCGGAAGCATTGGTTCTTTTAAACCCAAATAGAGAAGTGGATGTCATTAGAAAAGTGGGTGGAGTTGATTGGATGAAAAAGCTTCTTGAAGCGAACGCGGAGAAGTCGGGTGGCTAA
- a CDS encoding peptidylprolyl isomerase, with protein MRLNTKIFSSVSTKSFIFGSVIVTACAAFVFTGFGSLNPGNLFGLDPNTAAQVGSEKIEMQQFAAVISSQLSADAPPEQRKAIVQQVIQQMIKEKVLTEQAKKMGWSVNDIEMSTLIRSIPQFQNPQTKQFDFQTFKKFIASQQMSEIAFYDMVKQQLEVQKLRSLLNLPSPLPSKAAEIQNKINNTEFNLQYALVSLPDAALKEKIAEEAKKYSEDKANQSNLNNLFINTKNQYQQKAQVKVQSILISYKTAQRAQGDALKRSQEDAKNLANEIEKKLKSGSDFSTLASQTNDDIAAKNNKGNIGYVDETNIDNKSAQAVLTLNAQNPISNIIETPFGYRIFKFMEGKPAVSKTFEDVKLQLAEQLIGNQIKQKLDLELQKNITDAIAAKNISKLNSLLAENKITWQYINKLYKVTDSYISELGTATNLAENVFSLKNPGDIIPKTIDFGTKKAIIKLVTITNPKESAEQLESLKKQAMNSSSQEFAAASEESLVKSYEKSGKIKINPVLLN; from the coding sequence GTGCGCTTAAACACTAAGATATTTTCATCGGTAAGTACCAAGTCATTCATTTTTGGCTCTGTCATTGTGACGGCATGTGCCGCTTTTGTGTTCACAGGTTTTGGGAGCTTAAACCCTGGAAACCTCTTTGGTCTCGACCCCAACACGGCGGCTCAAGTCGGCTCAGAAAAAATTGAAATGCAACAGTTTGCCGCCGTGATATCATCGCAACTCTCTGCCGACGCGCCTCCCGAACAGCGTAAAGCCATTGTTCAGCAGGTTATCCAGCAAATGATTAAAGAAAAAGTTCTGACCGAACAAGCAAAAAAAATGGGCTGGTCCGTAAACGATATCGAAATGAGCACTCTTATTCGAAGTATCCCCCAATTTCAAAATCCACAAACCAAGCAATTTGATTTTCAAACATTTAAAAAATTTATCGCAAGTCAACAAATGTCTGAAATTGCTTTTTATGACATGGTAAAACAACAACTTGAAGTTCAAAAATTACGAAGTTTACTGAATTTACCTAGTCCTTTACCAAGTAAAGCAGCCGAAATACAAAATAAAATTAATAATACGGAATTTAATTTACAATACGCTCTGGTCTCTCTTCCCGATGCCGCATTAAAAGAAAAAATTGCGGAAGAAGCTAAAAAATATTCTGAAGACAAAGCAAATCAATCTAATTTAAATAATTTATTTATAAATACTAAAAATCAGTACCAGCAAAAAGCACAAGTTAAAGTACAATCCATTTTAATTTCATACAAAACAGCACAAAGAGCACAAGGTGATGCCCTCAAAAGAAGCCAAGAAGATGCTAAGAATCTTGCCAATGAAATTGAAAAGAAATTAAAATCCGGTTCCGATTTTTCAACTCTTGCTTCACAAACAAATGATGATATTGCTGCAAAAAATAATAAAGGTAATATCGGTTACGTTGATGAAACAAATATCGACAACAAATCAGCACAAGCTGTTTTAACTTTGAATGCACAAAATCCAATTTCAAATATTATTGAGACTCCATTTGGTTACCGTATTTTCAAATTTATGGAAGGCAAACCTGCTGTTTCTAAAACATTTGAAGATGTTAAATTACAGCTTGCAGAACAGCTTATTGGCAATCAAATCAAACAAAAACTTGATCTTGAATTACAAAAAAATATCACAGACGCTATTGCTGCAAAAAATATTTCAAAATTAAATTCACTCCTTGCTGAAAATAAAATCACTTGGCAATACATTAATAAGCTGTATAAGGTAACTGATTCTTATATTAGTGAACTTGGCACGGCAACAAATCTTGCTGAAAATGTATTTTCATTAAAAAATCCCGGCGACATTATTCCAAAAACAATTGATTTTGGAACAAAAAAGGCAATCATTAAACTTGTCACCATTACAAATCCAAAAGAATCTGCAGAACAACTCGAAAGCTTGAAAAAACAAGCGATGAATTCCTCTAGCCAAGAATTCGCCGCAGCAAGTGAAGAATCTTTGGTTAAAAGTTATGAAAAAAGTGGTAAAATAAAAATCAATCCCGTCCTTTTAAATTAA